TCCATTTCAGATCTGTGGTTATGCTTTGTGTAAAATTGGCTTTAAAGAACCCGGAATTCTTTGTTGGATCGGTTCGTAGGTGAATTTGTCAGAATTGGGTTTGATTATGATTTTTGGGATCTGGGAAGGAGTTGTTTACTGTTGAAGCAAAATTAATCGTTGTTTGGGTaatgagaaaaaggaaaactttACTAAACTGAGATTGATTTAATTGTGTGGCTTTTTAGTTGAGGTTGAGTCTCTCAATATTCTAGGAAACAAACAACATTCTAGGAGAAATTTGTTTCATGTTCCTCAATTTCCTCGGCAACCAGAGGGATGGTAATAAATGCCACGAGGAAATATGATTCTGTAATGGATATGCATACTGGTGAACTCGCTTAAATTACATtacatatttcatatttttttacatatttaataGTTTTGAGGTTTGATCactaaaacttttttgtttttcggGTGCTGTTTTAATCTGTTGCAGTTCATGATATTGAGTATGCTTTTGGGGCGCATGAGCATTCAACATCAGGGATTTTTGAAGTGGAACCAAAGCATTGTCCTGGTTTCACATTTAGGAAATCAATTTTGATCGGAAGGACTGATCTAGGTCCCGGGGATGTCCGCATGTTCATGGAGAAATTAGCTGGAGATTACTGTGGAAACACGTACCATCTTATCACGAAGAACTGCAACCACTTTTGCAATGATGCATGTATCAAATTGACAGGGAGACCTATACCTAGTTGGGTGAATCGACTTGCTCGACTTGGTAAGAAATTAACCAAATCATTGTATCATTATCACAATATGTGCCAACCACTGCCATGTACTGCTATTCCTCCCTAACTCTACTGTTCTTCTTTGGTCATGAGATGCTGCAATCCATAACAGCCATCACAAACTAGAACCATTTCACCATAAATAACACTTTCATCACAGCAACACCACATTACTGCAGCCATGGCTACAAAGTCATTGATGAAACTTTTGTAATGCAACCCTTACCCTCATTACCAGTTTAACACTGCTTGGAACAACGAGATTCAAGGCCAAGTTCAGAAACACTACTTCCTTGGCCTTTTGACTACCCACAAGCTATCAAGGGTACAATTCCAGCAGTTTCCTTTACTACCACATACTATCACAAAACCATTGCATGTGTTCTTGTTATATTCTTCAATGTCCCAAATTGAGCTCTTGCTAGCAACAAGTAGTTTTCATtgacaaatataataaaataggaAACAAGAACCAAGCAATGTCATTGTTGCATATGTTACCTaccagtaaaaataaaataaaataaaggaaccaaGCAATGTCATGAAATGGGCTCTTGCTTTGTTTTCGTTTGCCTTAGTTTCTTAAAATTGGAAGCACTTTTAATCACTATCAAATTGGTTCGATTCATTTGTATTAAGCACCTGTTCTATTTAGCCAACTCCTTGCTGCTATTGAATTTATTTCCTCATACTAATAACGAAAAGCTTTAGCATCTAAACTTCAAAATAAATAGctggaagaaaaaagaaatattacatTGGGTTGCCCAGCATAATTTTGTATAATAATGTGTTTTTGATGAATTGTAGGTTCTTTCTGCAACTGTGTCCTTCCCGCAGGTGTTAATGAAACAAAAGTTAGGCAAGTTAGATCAGGAGATAGGGTTTATgaaggagagaagaagaaattgaggaGCCATTCAAGTAGGTTCCCCACTTCTGCGAATCCTCCACCTCCCTCAGATAATCCTCAGCCAATTTCACCGTCATCTTGTCCTACAGGTACTGCAATCACAAGTACTAGACAAAGACGTTGTGTCGCTCCTTCTAAATCTTTGATTCATTCTTCTTCAACCTCAACCTTGACTTTAAAGCTTTAATGGCAATCTGGTTTGATACTTTATAGgattttagaaattaaaccacccaaccaaaaaaaaaaaaaaaaaaaaaaagatgggcaAAATGGCAagtttcttttaattagttttattgATCTTTTCTCACGGTTGTTAAAACAGCTGCTTGGTAAATGTTGCAGCTTTTCTGTTCTCTGTAAAATCCACTGTTTTTACTTCAATGGAAATCTCTAATGTCTCTCCAATATTCAGTTTCTTGTGGAATACATCTTGCATTACTTTTTTGGTGCTGCTTAAGGTGAAAATATTGGTGAGTTGAAGTGCAAAGAGTTTACAGGCATAAACATGCATGATCTGCATGACTAATGACACATTTTTTATGTGAATATACGTCAGTTATGCACCTGTGCCTCATTGAGAGTAGGCGGGACTAAgagcataaaaaatattgtgctGAAGATGATGTTCCAATTATGTTCACACGGTCCAATCAACTACAATAAGCCTCTCAATTTCATCCAGCGTCCACAGTgtagctaaaaattttagcatttaacacctcaaaaaattactttatctattttaacacacaatTTCACAACACACTCTACATCAATAGTCTTATTTTTACCATCAGCCaaataatattcatttttttattaatttctttctcaCTTCCTTTCTCCTCATCTTTGTTGCACGAAACCCAACTAagtgataaaatatatatgtaagtatatatatatatttattatgccTTCTTGCTACAGTGAATTGCTAAATTGGTAAACTAGCCCTTCAGTGTAGCAAGAAGGCAAAAAAATTGTCTTCGACTCCATTGATGTTGGGCACCAATTGGAGTTTGAGGTGGTAAAATAGCTAAATCGTTATTTTACCATCACCAATGGTGATGCAAATTattgaaattgtttttcatctctaaacttttgaaaacggttcatttttttttttttttttggtttctaagagcattcatagcaaagaacttaaaaatttagcatttaacaaCTCAAAacattactttatctattttaataccCCAATTTATAATACATCtaaaatcaaagtttttttttttttttttttaccacttcatttaaatatctttttttttttttttaattcatcatctatttctcattctttctcttcctttttctctctctctctctctctcttattggAAGCAATAACAACCAGAACAACCACCTACCTCTACCGCCAGCAAAACCAGCCATCACAAACAATGACCATAAACTCAtcatctcaaaataaaaattccataTCACAACCTCACCACACAAACCCAACCACCCACCACccataccacaaccaccacaaacaACCACCCATACC
This DNA window, taken from Quercus robur chromosome 2, dhQueRobu3.1, whole genome shotgun sequence, encodes the following:
- the LOC126712855 gene encoding deSI-like protein At4g17486, producing the protein MWCRMVLMSKKKKKGAVPVYLNVYDLTPMNGYAYWLGLGVYHSGVQVHDIEYAFGAHEHSTSGIFEVEPKHCPGFTFRKSILIGRTDLGPGDVRMFMEKLAGDYCGNTYHLITKNCNHFCNDACIKLTGRPIPSWVNRLARLGSFCNCVLPAGVNETKVRQVRSGDRVYEGEKKKLRSHSSRFPTSANPPPPSDNPQPISPSSCPTGTAITSTRQRRCVAPSKSLIHSSSTSTLTLKL